TTCACCTGCAATAGAATCGTGAGACCTGCAGCGTCTGAATGCGGAGTCAAACCGATAACTTGATCCGGCTGTGGACATGGAGGATAGTAGTTAATCTTTATAGACTGCCAAACATCTCCAAACAAATCTTCCATCTCTTCTCGTTCGACCTCAAGAACACACGCCATTTTAGCAAAGAGGATCTTGGCTAAGCTCTTCACTTGAGAGGAGTAAGTCTCCACAGTTTCTCTGAAAGAAGGAGGTAATTTGGAGAACAAGTGAGGTTTGCGCGATGGAATTGGTTGAGTAGTGAGGATGAACATGTCTCCCCAGTCAAGTTTCTGATCCTCGGAGACTATGTTGACCTGTCCGAACCCTTCGAACTCGCCGCTTCTCTGCCAcagtctcttcttctcttccatgGGGAGGTTGAAGAGGTCTTGAGCCTCTGTCTCTAACTTTTCaagaaaagaagaatctattccATGGTTGACTAGCTGTATAAAGATTCAAGTAAGAGagcttttaaatataaatattaatacaaaGATTCAAACAGAGTTTACTTGAAAGAATCCCCAATCTTGGCAAGCGAGATCGAGCTTCTTTAGCTCGGTAGTATCCATGGCGGAGACAGAACACAGGCGTTGCATGTCGATGACTGGGAGCTTTGAGCTGAGACAAGAATCATCTAAAGTCTCTGTTTTGTCTTGTTCAGAACGAAGATACCTAGGAGGAACGGTTGTGAAGTTGTTCTCTTTGGCGATCTCTAGAACAGAAGGGACTAGGAGAGAGCTCCACTGTGTTTCTCCTTCAGCCTCCATAGGTTTTCTACAACACAAAAGAACTAAAACAAAGAACAAATCTTGGAGCTTCTGATCCACCCAACAACCAAATTATCAGCAAGAAACCAAACAAAGAAACTGATGTCAAgtcagagagagaaagaaaagaaaaccaatttGGAGAAGATGACTTAAAAGTTCCAAAAATGCCCTTAACATGTGTTGTTATTACATAATAGCCTTTTCAAAAAAGCTCATCCCTCACAAGTCTACAACAAACTTAACTAAACGGTCCTGACTCAGTCTTCAAGCTGTTTTGGGGAACTGCGTCTCCAGACCCCAGCCAAGACGCTACCGATGATGGAGTGACAGACGCTAGAAACAGCGCACGGTACTGCAGTGAGCGGATTCCCAAAATGCTCTGCCGCCAGAACAAGTCCAAGCACCGAGTTCTTCACCAttttacaaaaccaaaaaaaagcttcagttgaaatttaaaaattgagtTCTAATATGAGAAACTGTTACTTTACCTGCATGCCAACTTCGATGGAGACGGTTCTTGACGAAGCCACGTCAATTCTGAGCAATCTCGAGAACAGATAGCCAAAGAGAAATCCAGAGGCGTGAAGAAGGACACAAGCCATGACCACTTGTTTCCCTGACGCGAGTATGGCAGAGGCGTTCTGACCAATCGCAGTCCCGCAGAGAATCGCGACCGTTCCAACCGCGATTGGAGCCATGAGAGGAGTAACAAACTTCACCACTCTTTGGAAGTACTGGTTCATAAATGCACCAGCCAACACTGGGAGAAGAACCACCTGTGACAGGAAGGGTTTAGTTAATCCAAACTTGCAAACATAGAAACTAGCTTTGAACCAACCAAACCTGTAGTGTTGACTTTACTAGTCCGAGAGCATCTACTGCGACGTATTGTTTGGCTAGCTTAGCTGTAAGAAGCGGCGTCATGATCTAGAAAACAGAATGGAGACAAAGATTATTACTCcctccctccgtttcatttaATTTGTCATTTGTTACAGCCTCTTGGACGGACGAAAGAAGGCAAGTTACAGAACGGTGCAGTGAAGGCTCGCGAAGTAGACAGCAAGCAACTGCTTTTCAGCCCCCTCTCTATTAGTATTAGTAAAGGGAAGGGGACTCTATCAGGATCTTACGAATCTAAAGATCTCAAAATTGAAGAACGGAAGTTCATGCATCcatgcacatagattaagaaaatatttaattttgcatatttccaaaataaaaatatcaactaaccatatttcaactaaTAGAAACTAGAgaatattgttaataaattttgcattgaaattctaaaacaatattttgaaacgaaaatttACGGAGAGAATATTTATGATGCCTTAATCTAGAAGAAGTATGGCAAAACAGATGAAACTAACCACAGCTGAGAGAGTACTAGCTGCTGTCATCAACACTGACAGTGCGACATTCCCACTGTAATATGAACAAAGAAACTCAGATCACAGAGTTTTGTATAATAAGAAACATATGGAAccagaataaaaataattttttgtttacacACCGTGCAATGTAGGTTACAATGTTACTTGCGGTAccttaaataaatgaaaaagtatCAGAACACAACATGAATGGATCAGAATGTTCTGAAACTCAAACCAAGCAAAAGAATGTGGTTTTTTTACCGCCTGGACAGCAACCAACCAATATGAGACCGGCTGCATAATGTGATGGCAAGTTCAAGAGTTTACTCACTAGATATGCTGATAATGGCATGACCTGCAACATGATTCCTCAGCAAGTTATGGACATTATCCAAACTCTAGTACTACAATTTCAACACAAAGAAGtggtaattacaaaaaaaaaagaaatagctACTAGCTGCAACTCTAAGAGTAAAATCATAGTATATCAAGAATCGGATCATGCGATGATTAAAATTCACTTGAACCACCAAGAACATGAACTCAAAGCAGCAATGCCACAAACTACTCAATACCAAAACTAACAAAACTATTATCAGATACCAACACTGGCTCCTTCAAGATCTCAACACTGATAATGGCATGACCTGAAACATGATTCCTCGGCAAGTTGTGAGCTTATCCGAGCTCTAATACTACCATCCCAAACCAAAGAACTCGTAACTACAAAAAAGGCTAGCTTAGGCAAAATCATGATCTGATTAATTCGCTTGAACCACCAAGATCAAGAGCTAAAGCAATACCACAAATTACTTAACAAGATCAAGTTACCAAACCTAACAAAACTATCATCAGATACTAATACGGGTTCCTTAAAGATCTCATCTTTCTCTACAAGACAGAGCATTGAAAGACAAAACCAACCGAGTACTGCAACAAAAAGCCAGCGAAGAGCTCTTTGGGCATCTTCAACGCGCCACGAAGATCATCGAGAGTCAAAGTCATCCCCATCCCAAGCATCGTGACCGTGAGACCTATGATAGTCAAATCAGGAGTGACCCAATTGAAAGCACTCGGCTTCACCAGCCCCAGCAAGCACCCGAGAGAAACCCACACCGGAAACGCCGTCGACACCGCCTCTCCCAGAAACTCGACCCACTCCCCAAagctcctctctttctctttctctttctctttctctttctcagcGGGGAAGTCGTTCGACGAAACCCCGCAGCGAGTGAAAAGCTCAACACTTCGTCTCTGCTTACACGTAGCAGGAAGAGCCAAACGCGATTTGAGAGAAATCTCGCGAGTTGAGCAGCAAGAGATACGACGTAGAGAAGGCAGCGGAGTGAGATTGTACTTGCGAAAGGAGTTCGCTTTCAATGGCGTtgtcagagagagagaaaccacGGAGGAGGCCATTTTTTTTCTCCGTCGTCGGCGATTCGATTCTCTGATCGGagcaacgaagaagaagaagaaacctacTCACGTGCCGTCACGTGATCTTAGCACGTTGAATTTACAGATGTGGTCCCTGGATAAAACTTATTTCTCTACATTACCACCCGTTTAAACTAGTTCTAATCTATACATAAGTCGCGCTTTAAATGTTGAAACGATCAAAATAAACCTACTCACGTGCCCTCACGTGATCTTAGCAcgtttaatttacaaaaatggTCCTTGAATAAAACTTATTTCTCTGCTGTACCTCCGTTTAAACTAGTTTTATGCATATGTCCGCGCTTTAAATGTTAACGAtcaacacaaaatcaaataaaaatggTTTATATTCTCTAGTTTAATTCAGTCACAAGTGACCATAATTGAATGTGTCGGTGATCTGATTGATCTCAGCATATGGGATACTGCATTGAATGATTGCatatcaaaattttagtatTACTATCGATACGAATTCAATTGCCATGTCGAATTACCAAACAGTCCTTATATGGTATAACGTATTTAATAAGAGTTTCAGAACTTTTAGAGCCATATAATATGGTACCTACTACTGTCTCAAACGCAAACGCCAACGCACTGTCCTTATCTCGTAAATTTATACcccaattttttaattaaattcagATTGTCTAAATCAAAATTTAGATTATATTCCacatgtttcaaaaataataaatttcacctatattaataaacatattaaattttaattatatatatatattggattaaTTATTTCTTACCAGTTTGAGCcaatatgaaattaattttcaaaatttacattatatcattattatctaataaaaaacaacaaaaatacaaaaatgactttttttaaaaaactagactattttaaaacatagagACTAATCAACTAGTAATTTATACCAccaaaaattattaacataaatCATTCCTATTCGAGTCATGAATTTATCAGTTTGTATAATTAAGATCGGAAATAAACAACTATGtataattttagaattttttaaaactattttaataaaaataaataaaaaaataattggttaaaatgtatttaatatatatactcaaaaataattttttgata
This Brassica napus cultivar Da-Ae chromosome C6, Da-Ae, whole genome shotgun sequence DNA region includes the following protein-coding sequences:
- the LOC106354552 gene encoding protein SRG1, translated to MEAEGETQWSSLLVPSVLEIAKENNFTTVPPRYLRSEQDKTETLDDSCLSSKLPVIDMQRLCSVSAMDTTELKKLDLACQDWGFFQLVNHGIDSSFLEKLETEAQDLFNLPMEEKKRLWQRSGEFEGFGQVNIVSEDQKLDWGDMFILTTQPIPSRKPHLFSKLPPSFRETVETYSSQVKSLAKILFAKMACVLEVEREEMEDLFGDVWQSIKINYYPPCPQPDQVIGLTPHSDAAGLTILLQVNQVEGLQIKKDNKWVVVKPLPNALVVNVGEILEIITNGRYRSIEHRVMVNAEKERLSVAMFHSPGKETVIGPAKSLVDKHQQQCLFKSMSTQEFFDAFFAQKLNGKSHLDLMTLDNTSS
- the LOC106354694 gene encoding probable sodium/metabolite cotransporter BASS1, chloroplastic, with translation MASSVVSLSLTTPLKANSFRKYNLTPLPSLRRISCCSTREISLKSRLALPATCKQRRSVELFTRCGVSSNDFPAEKEKEKEKEKERSFGEWVEFLGEAVSTAFPVWVSLGCLLGLVKPSAFNWVTPDLTIIGLTVTMLGMGMTLTLDDLRGALKMPKELFAGFLLQYSVMPLSAYLVSKLLNLPSHYAAGLILVGCCPGGTASNIVTYIARGNVALSVLMTAASTLSAVIMTPLLTAKLAKQYVAVDALGLVKSTLQVVLLPVLAGAFMNQYFQRVVKFVTPLMAPIAVGTVAILCGTAIGQNASAILASGKQVVMACVLLHASGFLFGYLFSRLLRIDVASSRTVSIEVGMQNSVLGLVLAAEHFGNPLTAVPCAVSSVCHSIIGSVLAGVWRRSSPKQLED